The sequence CAGAGCAGGACGTCGGTGTCGACGGCAGTGCGGGCGGCCAACCGCTGCCCGCCGGTGGCCAGCCAGACGCCGGCGGCCACGAGCAGCAGGAAGACGGTGAGGACGACGGCACCGAGCCGACGGCGCCCGGCCGCGAGGAAGCCGGTGCCCGGCACCAGGGCACCCAGGACCGTCCAGCCCAGCGCTGCGCCGAAGCTGCGCTCCCGGGGGGGCCGGCGGACGCGGGATCCGCCCGCGGAACCGTCGACAGGGAGGTCCGGGCCGGCGCTCACGCGCCGACCGTCGCCATGCGCTGCCGGGTCATGCCACGATGATCGCACCGTTGCGCGGCAGAAGGGTCGCTCGGAGAGATGCCTGCGGGCGGCAAGTGCCGCTCCCTGTGCTGGGTGAGGGGTAGCGGCGGGCCGAACGGGGAACCCCTCGACGAGCACGCCCGAAGGTCACGCCGCACAGGTCACGACGGCGCAGTTCGAGTCCACCCGGAGGCCCCCATGCCCCAGACGTCCCCGCAGGCAGCCGTGCTGACCGAGCTCGAGCCCGTGGTCGCGGAGAACCTGGACCGCCACATCAGGATGGCGAAGGAATGGCATCCGCACGACTACGTCCCCTGGGACGAGGGGCGGAACTTCGCCTTCCTCGGCGGCCAGGACTGGTCACCCGAGCAATCCCGGCTGGATGCGACGGCCAAGGCGGCGATGTTCGTGAACCTGCTGACCGAGGACAACCTGCCCAGCTACCACCGCGAGATCGCCACCCGGTTCGGGAGGGACGGCGCCTGGGGACAGTGGGTGGGCCGCTGGACCGCGGAGGAGGGGCGGCACGGCGTCGCGCTGCGCGACTACCTCGTCGTCACCCGCGGCGTCGACCCCGTCGAGCTCGAGCGGGCCCGGATGGACTACATGACCACCGGTTACGACTCCGGGGACAAGAGCCCGCTCGAAGCCGTCGCCTACGTCTCCTTCCAGGAGCTGGCCACGCGGGTCTCCCACCGCAACACCGGCCGGGCCACCGGCGACCCGATCGCGGACAAGCTGCTGGCCCGCATCGCGACCGACGAGAACCTGCACATGATCTTCTACCGCAACCTCGTGACCGCGGCGTTCGACATCGACCCCGACGAGACGATGAAGGCCGTGGCCACCGAGGTCATGAACTTCGAGATGCCCGGCGCGAACATGGCGAACTTCCGGAAGAACTCGACGATCATCGCAAAGGCCGGCATCTACGACCTGCGGCTGCACCACGACGAGGTGGTCAGCCCGATCCTGCGCACCTGGAAGGTCTTCGAGCGCAGCGACCTCGGTCCCGAGGGCGAGCAGGCGCGCGAGCGGCTGGCCGAGTTCCTCGCCGGGCTCGACGCCCAGGCCACCAGATTCGTGGAGAGCCGCGAGCGCATGCGGGCCCGCATGGCCGCCAAGGGCGAGGTCCCCGTCCAGGTCTGAACGAGGACCGTTCCGTAGGGTCGATCGCCATGCGGCTGGCGACCTGGAACGTGAACTCGATCCGCACCCGAGCCGACCGGGTGGCCGCCTTCCTGCAGCGCCACGACGTCGACGTCCTGGCGCTGCAGGAGACCAAGTGTCGGGACGACCAGTTCCCCGAGATGGTGTTCACCGCCCTCGGCTACGAGGTGGCGCACGTCGGCCACTCGCAGTGGAACGGCGTCGCGATCCTGTCCCGGATCGGCCTCGACGACGTCACGACGGGCTTTCCCGGGATGCCGTCGTGGTCGTCGAAGGAGGGCGTGGCCCCCGCCCCGGAGGCTCGCGCGCTGGGCGCCACCTGTGGCGGAGTGCGGGTCTGGAGCCTCTACGTGCCCAACGGGCGCACGCTCACCGATCCCCATCTGCAGTACAAGCTGGACTGGCTGGAGGCCCTGCGGGTCGCCGCCGGCGGCTGGCTGGCCGACGACCCGACCGCGCCGGTGGCCCTGGTCGGCGACTGGAACATCGCACCGCAGGACGACGACGTCTGGGACATGTCGGTCTTCAGCACCTCGACGCACGTCTCCGCGCCGGAGCGGGCGGCCTTCCGGGCCGTCGTGGACGCCGGGTACGCCGACGTGGTGCGCCCGCACGCCCCGGGGCCGGGGGTCTACACCTACTGGGACTACACCCAGCTGCGGTTCCCCCGCCGCGAGGGCATGCGGATCGACTTCGTCCTGGGCTCGCCCGCGCTGGCCGACCGGGTCACCGGCGCCTTCATCGACCGCGCGGAGCGCAAGGGCAAGGGCGCCAGCGACCACGCCCCGGTGGTCGTCGACATCACCGGCTGAGGGCACCCGGCCTCTCCCCTCGCGCGCTCGCGGTGAGCCTCTGGACGGGCTGGAAGCGCCCGGGCAGGCACGTAGTGTGAGTCGCCGTGCTCGTGCTGCTGCCCCCGTC is a genomic window of Blastococcus sp. HT6-30 containing:
- a CDS encoding acyl-ACP desaturase; the protein is MPQTSPQAAVLTELEPVVAENLDRHIRMAKEWHPHDYVPWDEGRNFAFLGGQDWSPEQSRLDATAKAAMFVNLLTEDNLPSYHREIATRFGRDGAWGQWVGRWTAEEGRHGVALRDYLVVTRGVDPVELERARMDYMTTGYDSGDKSPLEAVAYVSFQELATRVSHRNTGRATGDPIADKLLARIATDENLHMIFYRNLVTAAFDIDPDETMKAVATEVMNFEMPGANMANFRKNSTIIAKAGIYDLRLHHDEVVSPILRTWKVFERSDLGPEGEQARERLAEFLAGLDAQATRFVESRERMRARMAAKGEVPVQV
- a CDS encoding exodeoxyribonuclease III gives rise to the protein MRLATWNVNSIRTRADRVAAFLQRHDVDVLALQETKCRDDQFPEMVFTALGYEVAHVGHSQWNGVAILSRIGLDDVTTGFPGMPSWSSKEGVAPAPEARALGATCGGVRVWSLYVPNGRTLTDPHLQYKLDWLEALRVAAGGWLADDPTAPVALVGDWNIAPQDDDVWDMSVFSTSTHVSAPERAAFRAVVDAGYADVVRPHAPGPGVYTYWDYTQLRFPRREGMRIDFVLGSPALADRVTGAFIDRAERKGKGASDHAPVVVDITG